A window of the Lolium perenne isolate Kyuss_39 chromosome 7, Kyuss_2.0, whole genome shotgun sequence genome harbors these coding sequences:
- the LOC127323835 gene encoding uncharacterized protein → MGGVTSSVAAKFAFFPPDPPSYSVVDEEEPSGAAPAATVTAVAQSDAAKISSRVAMTGVPWREGVEARRVRTRRGSEIIAMYVRCPKANLTVLYSHGNAADLGKMYELFIEFSARLHVNVMGYDYSGYGRSSGKASEANTFADIEAAYKCLVEVYGTRGEDIVLYGQSVGSGPTVDLAAHLHHIRAVVLHSPILSGLRVMYSSVKKTYWFDIYKNIEKIPRVKCPVLVIHGTNDDVVDCSHGKRLWELSQQKYEPLWIEGGDHCNLETFPVYIRHLKKFMSAIEKLPIGKEAPANTEKLPAENETPSDRALSEAPWTTSQRLEPSRKSSRHEQPPGPSTEHVDKHRRSTGVREKSRSSTDRRERSRRRSVDTFERATIDENEQTDKPRKSIDRLGEMIRSMGLCNVDCFKDPPRKTEPSIGQS, encoded by the exons GGCGGCGACGGTCACCGCGGTGGCGCAGAGCGATGCGGCCAAGATTTCTTCTAGGGTGGCGATGACGGGGGTCCCGTGGAGGGAGGGGGTGGAGGCGCGCCGGGTCCGGACGCGGCGGGGCTCGGAGATCATCGCCATGTACGTGCGGTGCCCCAAAGCGAACCTCACCGTGCTCTACTCCCACGGCAACGCCGCCGACCTCGGGAAGATGTACGAGCTCTTCATCGAGTTCAGCGCCCGCCTCCACGTCAACGTCATGGG GTACGATTATTCTGGTTATGGACGGTCATCAGGCAAG gCAAGTGAAGCTAATACCTTTGCTGACATTGAGGCAGCATACAAATGCCTTGTGGAGGTATATGGGACTAGGGGAGAAGACATTGTTCTTTATGGTCAGTCTGTTGGTAGTGGTCCCACTGTCGATTTAGCTGCTCATTTGCATCATATAAGAGCAGTTGTTCTGCATAGCCCCATACTGTCTGGCCTGCGTGTCATGTACTCTTCTGTGAAGAAAACATACTGGTTTGACATATATAAG AACATTGAGAAAATCCCCCGTGTCAAATGCCCGGTTTTGGTAATTCAT GGCACAAATGATGATGTCGTCGATTGTTCCCATGGAAAGCGCCTATGGGAGCTTAGCCAACAGAAGTATGAACCTCTGTGGATTGAGGGCGGTGATCACTGTAACTTGGAGACCTTCCCAGTGTACATAAGGCATCTGAAGAAGTTTATGTCGGCTATAGAAAAGTTGCCTATAGGAAAAGAAGCACCAGCTAACACTGAGAAGTTGCCAGCTGAAAACGAAACACCTTCCGATAGAGCTCTTTCTGAGGCTCCTTGGACGACGTCGCAAAGGTTAGAGCCATCGAGGAAGAGCTCCAGGCATGAACAGCCTCCTGGTCCGAGCACTGAACATGTAGATAAACACCGGCGAAGCACAGGCgtcagagaaaaatcaagatccAGCACAGACAGGAGAGAGAGATCAAGGAGAAGAAGTGTCGACACATTTGAGAGGGCGACGATAGATGAAAACGAGCAGACAGACAAACCAAGGAAAAGCATTGACAG GCTTGGCGAGATGATTAGATCCATGGGGCTGTGCAATGTCGATTGCTTCAAAGACCCTCCTCGAAAGACCGAGCCTTCCATAGGTCAGTCCTAG